CACCTGACCAATCAGCAGCAAGACCCACGTGAGGTTTTGCGGTTGCCATGGAGATCGATAGTACTACTCAGTAGTGCATGGTCAATCTGGTCCTCAGCAGCCAGAACCTCCCTGACAGCTGCCTCGAACGCAGCCGTGACATTAGTGTCATCCTTAGCGCTGGTCTCAAAGTAAGGGCAGCAGCCGTTCTCCTCACACCAGGCCCGTGCTTCGccctcccccacctccctctGCTCCATGTCAACCTTGTTTCCTAGTACCACAAAAGGGAACCGCTCAGGGTCTTTAACGTCCGAGTAGAACATGAACTCCTTCTTCCAGCAGCCGAGGTTCTGGAAGCTCTGCAGGTCGTTCACAGCAAACGTGAGCAGGCAGCAGTCGGCCCCTCGGTAGAAGGGCGTACGCAGGGACTTGAAGCGCTCCTGGCCCGCTGTGTCCCAGATCTGAAGAGTAACCAGGCGCCCATCCACCTCCAGGTCCCGGTTGAGGAACTCCACGCCGATGGTGTGAAAGGACTGGGAGTCGAAGCGGTCCGTGACATAGCGGTTCATTAGGGAGGACTTGCCAACACCACCGTCCCCCAGCAGGATCACCTTCAGCAGTAGGCTCTTCCCGCTCATCATGTTCCCTCCCACCCAGCAGGGCCTCCTCACTGGGT
This window of the Pagrus major chromosome 18, Pma_NU_1.0 genome carries:
- the rab9b gene encoding ras-related protein Rab-9B is translated as MMSGKSLLLKVILLGDGGVGKSSLMNRYVTDRFDSQSFHTIGVEFLNRDLEVDGRLVTLQIWDTAGQERFKSLRTPFYRGADCCLLTFAVNDLQSFQNLGCWKKEFMFYSDVKDPERFPFVVLGNKVDMEQREVGEGEARAWCEENGCCPYFETSAKDDTNVTAAFEAAVREVLAAEDQIDHALLSSTIDLHGNRKTSRGSCC